A region from the Hylaeus volcanicus isolate JK05 chromosome 6, UHH_iyHylVolc1.0_haploid, whole genome shotgun sequence genome encodes:
- the LOC128877862 gene encoding lysophospholipid acyltransferase 7 — protein sequence MFWADAIYVAILVSCVFAGSLYKKVEDVYVKQWISTILGFILATIVSGSHIIHPIISTVINAIIITKISPKKCHLASIFFSFFYLLIIFRLGDYVGLPTSPSHTNLVLMILTLKLSGLAFEINVASSTPPNDAEGANSEAIQNVGFVDVFHYGFSYMGILTGPYYRYRTYWDHLHRPFSKYADPWPLTLYKLKQTACFVVLYLVINELYPTRYVLTDEFAERAFLYRYLYMYPAFLTFKLRMYIGMALAECACQMAGLGVYPVESKPIIGLGPRDYKIIETLSTTPEKLKDAEFNFDTIYNMNVWKLEKCHSTRIAMKSWNACIQYWMGVYVYKRFPYKSLRTLATFTLSAAWHGWSAGYYICICQIPMFLMSEDIGIKFYQQSEENSLAKKGWQLLLWYEKTTCMAYLGIPFLLLDFGESLHYYKSVYFSGHILAIALYVIFRFLKPHIIKTHRE from the exons ATGTTCTGGGCAGATGCAATTTACGTTGCAATACTTGTATCTTGTGTATTTGCTGgttctttgtataaaaaagTCGAGGATGTATACGTGAAGCAATGGATCTCTACAATTCTGGGTTTCATTTTGGCTACAATAGTTTCTGGAAGTCATATAATTCATCCTATAATCAGTACTGTGATTAACGCGATTATTATAACCAAGATCTCGCCCAA GAAATGTCATCTGGCtagcattttcttttcattcttctATCTACTTATTATATTTCGATTAGGAGATTACGTTGGTTTACCAACATCACCATCTCATACAAACCTGGTGCTCAtgatattaacattaaaattatctgGACTggcttttgaaataaatgtagcTAGTAGTACACCACCCAATGATGCAGAAGGAGCAAATTCTGAAGCTATACAAAATGTTGGATTTGTGGATGTATTTCACTATGGTTTTAGCTACATGGGAATCTTGACTG GCCCGTATTATCGATACAGAACATATTGGGATCATCTGCACAGACCATTTTCCAAATATGCGGATCCATGGCCCCTTACATTATACAAACTTAAGCAAACTGCATGTTTTGTTGTATTATATCTCGtgataaatgaattataccCCACCAGA TACGTTTTAACAGATGAATTTGCCGAGCGGGCATTTCTGTACAGATACCTTTACATGTATCCTGCCTTCCTTACTTTTAAACTAAGAATGTACATCGGTATGGCCCTTGCCGAATGTGCTTGCCAGATGGCTGGACTTGGAGTGTATCCTGTGGAATCCAAACCTATAATAGGATTAGGACCACGAGATTACAAAatcattgaaacttt ATCTACTACAcccgaaaaattgaaagatgcAGAGTTTAACTTTGATACCATATATAATATGAACGTTTGGAAGCTAGAAAAGTGCCATTCAACAAGAATAGCTATGAAATCTTGGAATGCTTGCATTCAATATTGGATGGGCGTTTACGTGTATAAAAGGTTTCCATATAAAAGTTTACGAACTCTTGCCACTTTTACACTTTCTGCAGCCTGGCATGGTTGGTCAGCTGGTTactatatttgtatttgtcaAATTCCTATGTTTTTAATGAGCGAAGATATAGGCATTAAATTTTATCAGCAGAGCGAAGAAAATAGTTTG GCCAAGAAAGGATGGCAGTTACTTTTATGGTATGAGAAAACAACCTGCATGGCATATTTAGGAATACCATTCCTATTGCTAGATTTTGGAGAGTCACTACATTATTATAAAAGCGTATATTTTTCTGGACATATCCTAGCAATCGCACTATACGTAATTTTTCGCTTTTTGAAACCCCATATTATAAAAACCCATAGAGAATAA
- the LOC128878445 gene encoding 28 kDa heat- and acid-stable phosphoprotein-like produces MPRGKFVGHKGRSRHFTNPEELEEQRRQDEIKFHMRKCKGDDASSSDEGGEETKSPLHSGSETDSESDSESESKAEGKAKGVENLIQVENPNRVQKKTKKLSELNKSVDFGKPELSRREREQLERQRAQANYQKLHAAGKTDEARADLARLAIIKQQREEAAKKREVEKKQKELAQQKKTELTQKALGKKS; encoded by the exons ATGCCGCGCG GTAAATTTGTCGGTCACAAAGGCCGAAGTCGTCACTTTACTAACCCCGAGGAGTTGGAGGAGCAGCGACGTCAggacgaaataaaattccatatGAGA AAATGTAAAGGGGATGATGCGAGTTCCAGCGACGAAGGAGGCGAAGAAACCAAAAGTCCTCTGCACAGTGGTTCGGAAACAGATAGTGAAAGTGACTCAGAATCGGAATCTAAAGCGGAG GGAAAGGCGAAAGGGGTAGAAAACTTAATCCAAGTTGAAAATCCAAATagggtacaaaaaaaaacaaaaaaattatcagAATTAAATAAGTCTGTAGACTTTGGAAAACCAGAATTATCTCGAAGGGAACG agAGCAACTAGAAAGACAGAGAGCACAAGCTAACTATCAAAAACTGCACGCGGCAGGTAAAACCGATGAAGCTCGCGCAGATCTAGCACGATTAGCTATAATTAAACAACAACGAGAGGAGGCGGCGAAAAAACGCGAAGTGGAAAAGAAGCAGAAGGAACTCGCTCAGCAGAAGAAAACGGAACTTACGCAAAAAGCACTCGGCAAAAAATCCTAG
- the LOC128878446 gene encoding 60S ribosomal protein L32, whose product MAIRPVYRPTIVKKRTKKFIRHQSDRYSKLKRNWRKPKGIDNRVRRRFKGQYLMPNIGYGSNKKTRHMLPTGFRKVLVHNVKELEVLMMQNRKFCAEIAHGVSSKKRKSIVERAQQLSIRVTNASARLRSQENE is encoded by the exons ATGGCTATTCGACCCGTGTACAGGCCGACAATTGTCAAGAAAAGAACTAAGAAGTTCATTCGTCATCAGAGTGATCGATACAGTAAACTAAAG aGAAACTGGCGTAAACCAAAAGGTATCGACAACAGAGTTCGTAGGCGCTTCAAGGGTCAATATTTGATGCCCAATATTGGTTATGGAAGCAACAAAAAAACACGCCACATGCTACCTACTGGTTTCAGGAAAGTCTTGGTACACAATGTTAAG GAATTAGAAGTTCTAATGATGCAAAACCGAAAATTCTGTGCCGAAATTGCTCATGGTGTAAGCAGTAAAAAACGTAAATCGATCGTTGAACGAGCACAACAACTTTCCATACGCGTGACAAATGCTAGTGCTAGATTACGTTCTCAAGAAAACGAATAA
- the LOC128878557 gene encoding odorant receptor 46a-like: MRLMRWIFRILVVCGCWRPSSWTTPLKMFLYTVYRTVILLLVYTVTFLQFMDIVLNVRNQDEFSDNFYMLLAMIVSCHKLYSLLKSRDSIRALISILEKEPFLPGNAEEIGIRTRFDKRAESITLLYAGLVEVTVLSISCAALLTSDNIELPYRMWLPCNCSSTYSMSLTYTQQVLALTAGSLLHVACDGLICGLLTHTYSQMEILGCRLKTIKRGENEFASMINTEFRMVIFVQFAVSTLEVCFNLYLLTTMKSANAQYVKIILYTSSMLTQIFVYCWHGDEVKSKSLDISNMIFRTDWTFLDKNAKRVLLMIMRRASVPIEFTSMHIAHMNLETFVSVSIHNFSSRKE; this comes from the exons ATGCGTCTCATGCGATGGATATTTCGAATCCTAGTGGTGTGTGGCTGCTGGCGGCCGTCGTCTTGGACGACGCCGTTAAAAATGTTCCTGTACACCGTGTACAGAACCGTCATCTTGCTACTGGTTTACACCGTGACGTTTCTTCAATTCATGGACATAGTGCTGAACGTTCGAAATCAGGACGAGTTCAGCGATAATTTCTATATGTTGCTGGCGATGATTGTTTCTTGTCACAAACTCTACAGCTTGCTGAAGAGTCGCGACAGCATCCGTGCTTTGATCAGCATCCTCGAAAAGGAGCCTTTTCTACCGGGGAACGCCGAGGAAATTGGGATTCGGACGAGATTCGACAAAAGAGCCGA ATCGATTACCCTTCTGTACGCGGGTCTGGTCGAGGTAACAGTGCTCTCTATCTCGTGCGCTGCGCTGCTGACATCCGATAACATAGAGCTACCCTATCGAATGTGGCTACCTTGCAACTGTTCATCAACGTACTCGATGAGCCTCACTTATACTCAACAAGTTCTAGCATTGACAGCTGGATCGTTGTTGCACGTTGCCTGCGACGGTTTGATCTGCGGTCTGTTGACCCACACGTACAGCCAGATGGAGATACTCGGATGTCGTCTGAAAACGATTAAAAGAGGCGAGAATGA ATTCGCTAGTATGATAAACACAGAGTTTCGAATGGTAATTTTCGTTCAATTCGCGGTGAGTACCTTAGAGGTGTGCTTCAACCTGTACCTCTTAACGACTATGAAAAGCGCCAACGCTCAGtatgtgaaaataatactGTATACTTCTTCCATGCTGACGCAGATTTTCGTTTATTGTTGGCACGGGGACGAAGTTAAGTCGAAG AGCCTCGACATTTCTAACATGATTTTTCGAACTGACTGGACGTTCCTCGACAAGAACGCCAAAAGAGTTCTCTTGATGATCATGAGACGCGCGTCAGTGCCCATCGAATTTACCAGTATGCACATCGCGCATATGAATCTTGAAACTTTCGTGAGCgttagtatacataatttttcatcgagaaaagaataa
- the LOC128878559 gene encoding uncharacterized protein LOC128878559: MEKSQEVTKHVLQYIRICLAVCGCMRPASSTSSSRRIIYDVYAIVVWLIVYTFTLVQVLDLIINVDNQDDFIDNFYVTLAACNICLKMCHLSFTQRNLNFLISTLQKKPFAPTNAEEMEIRTRFDKVTERNAITYTTVIVGYFLSVLVSSFSLDFKYKRLLYRAWLPYDYTTWLSFTFTYLHQVVGLTYISFVTISCDSLFSGLLIHINCLFEILGHRLKSIERDEIDSANRCAYVHDQIYKFASMVNNQFKVITFSQSVVCMCTLCLSLYEITQNDMDSKMIELLFYTFNTLVQILYYCWYGNEVKLKSLQVPDMVFESNWNSLDIKTRKILLVIMMRATVPIEFSSFHIVTMNINTFMTLTMRILRWTLTILTACGCLRPRSWTSSLKKFLYNVYTAMVILLIYTVLGSQVLDIFFNVENQDEFSENFYTTLAVLIGCCKMSSFLLIRSNVAILIDTLQKEPLMPQNDEEFDVRARFEKLNEWNAIAYTIMVESCVLFGWTTSLFRDLKRRKLAYRAWIPYDYASSFPSFTVTYMHQCVGMIICSLLNVAYDTLISGLLIHTYCQLDIFGHRLKSIIKDENYRAKQCARLLNHIYSFAKMVNKAFRIIMCTQFLASTSVMCFNLYQLTQRQLVGARLIETMFYAFCMLMQILHYCWYGNEVKEKSLEIPNMIIESNWTSLDNNAKMTLLMIMKRATVPIEFTSIHVVSMNLESFTALLKTSYSAYNLLQQSIG, translated from the exons ATGGAGAAATCACAAGAAGTGACGAAGCATGTATTgcaatatatacgtatatgtctCGCTGTCTGCGGTTGTATGAGGCCAGCTTCATCGACGTCCTCTTCGAGGAGGATAATTTACGACGTTTACGCAATCGTCGTGTGGCTGATCGTGTACACCTTTACGCTCGTTCAGGTGTTAGATTTGATTATTAACGTCGACAATCAGGACGATTTCATCGACAATTTCTACGTGACGCTGGCCGCGTGCAATATATGCTTGAAAATGTGCCACCTCTCGTTCACTCAGAGGAATCTGAATTTTTTGATTAGCACACTGCAGAAGAAGCCCTTCGCTCCGACGAACGCCGAGGAAATGGAAATTCGAACGAGATTCGACAAAGTGACCGA ACGGAACGCGATTACCTACACGACCGTAATTGTTGGTTACTTTTTGTCGGTGCTCGTCTCGTCATTTTCCTTAGACTTCAAATACAAACGTTTATTGTATCGTGCCTGGCTACCGTACGACTACACCACTTGGTTATcgtttacatttacatacCTTCATCAAGTGGTGGGATTGACGTACATCTCGTTCGTCACCATTTCTTGCGACAGTCTGTTCAGTGGTCTCCTAATTCACATTAACTGCCTGTTCGAGATACTCGGCCATCGTCTGAAATCAATCGAGAGGGATGAGATCGACTCGGCAAACCGATGTGCTTATGTTCATGACCAAATATACAA ATTCGCTAGTATGGTAAACAACCAGTTCAAGGTAATCACGTTCAGTCAGTCGGTGGTATGTATGTGTACGTTGTGTCTTAGTCTTTATGAAATAACGCAAAACGACATGGACTCGAAGATGATCGAATTGCTATTCTACACGTTCAACACGCTCGTCCAAATACTTTACTACTGCTGGTACGGAAACGAAGTCAAACTGAAG AGTCTCCAAGTTCCTGACATGGTATTCGAAAGTAACTGGAATTCTTTGGATATCAAGACTAGAAAGATTCTCTTGGTGATAATGATGCGTGCTACGGTGCCCATCGAGTTCTCTAGCTTTCACATCGTGACCATGAATATCAACACTTTCATGACG ttgacgatGCGTATACTGCGATGGACGCTCACTATTCTAACAGCGTGTGGTTGTTTGCGACCGCGATCTTGGACATCGTCGCTGAAAAAGTTCTTGTACAATGTTTACACAGCTATGGTAATCCTTCTGATATACACCGTCCTGGGTTCTCAAGTTCTGGACATATTCTTCAACGTTGAGAACCAGGATGAGTTCAGTGAGAATTTCTACACGACCCTGGCGGTACTTATCGGCTGCTGCAAGATGTCCAGCTTTTTGCTGATTCGAAGTAACGTCGCGATTTTGATCGACACCCTCCAAAAGGAGCCTTTAATGCCACAGAACGACGAGGAATTCGATGTTCGCGCAAGATTTGAAAAACTGAACGA GTGGAATGCAATTGCTTACACGATTATGGTCGAATCCTGTGTGTTGTTCGGCTGGACAACGTCGCTCTTCAGAGATCTGAAACGGAGAAAATTGGCATACAGGGCGTGGATACCTTACGATTATGCTTCATCGTTTCCCTCGTTTACTGTTACTTACATGCATCAGTGTGTAGGTATGATTATCTGCTCGCTTCTGAACGTTGCCTACGACACTCTGATCAGCGGTCTGTTGATCCACACTTACTGCCAGTTAGATATATTTGGACATCGTCTGAAAAGTATCATTAAAGATGAAAACTACAGGGCTAAGCAGTGTGCTCGACTTCTTAATCACATATACAG TTTCGCCAAAAtggttaataaagcattcagGATAATTATGTGTACTCAGTTTCTGGCAAGCACCTCGGTCATGTGCTTCAACCTCTACCAATTAACGCAAAGACAATTAGTAGGCGCGAGACTGATCGAAACAATGTTCTACGCGTTCTGTATGCTTATGCAAATACTGCACTATTGTTGGTACGGGAACGAAGTCAAAGAGAAG AGCCTCGAGATTCCTAACATGATAATCGAAAGTAACTGGACGTCTTTGGATAACAATGCTAAAATGACTCTCCTGATGATCATGAAACGCGCGACGGTGCCCATCGAATTCACTAGCATTCACGTTGTGTCGATGAACCTCGAGTCTTTTACGGCC CTGCTCAAGACGTCTTACTCGGCGTACAATTTGCTTCAACAAAGTATCGGATAA
- the LOC128878560 gene encoding odorant receptor 94a-like, which yields MLHSFLLSTILDLVFNVDNQNDFSDNVYLTLEVFAACWKMSSLKMYHENYAFLMDTLEREPLAPANADEIEIRTRFDKIAQRNTKTYMLSLVACVGSMLATSIFTDVKTRKLSYRTWIPYDYSSSLWFTITYVYLVICMATVAVMNVSSDSLFSGLLLHTYSLFEILGHRLKTIINYRNDSVKQCVRLHIHIYRFAMMVNEQFKSIILIQFLVSTLIFCIELYRMTQRSVDSKYIEMVVYGTCSLMQILYYCWYGNEVQEKSLTIPEMIIDSNWESLDTDSKKTLLMIMKRATMPIEFSSFHIASMNLASFMALFKTSYSAYNVLQRSEE from the exons ATGCTACATAGTTTCCTGTTATCTACCATTTTGGACTTGGTTTTCAATGTTGATAACCAGAACGACTTCAGCGACAACGTCTACTTAACACTGGAGGTTTTCGCTGCCTGTTGGAAAATGAGCAGCTTGAAAATGTACCACGAAAATTACGCATTCCTGATGGACACTCTTGAACGGGAACCCCTGGCGCCAGCGAACGCTGACGAAATCGAGATTCGAACGAGATTCGACAAGATCGCGCA AAGAAACACGAAAACCTACATGCTTTCTTTGGTAGCATGTGTTGGGAGTATGCTTGCAACGTCGATCTTCACGGACGtcaaaacaagaaaattgtcGTATCGAACATGGATACCCTACGATTACTCTTCGTCTCTTTGGTTTACTATTACTTACGTTTATTTAGTGATATGTATGGCGACCGTCGCGGTGATGAACGTATCCAGCGATAGTCTATTCAGCGGCCTATTGCTCCACACGTACAGCCTTTTCGAGATACTTGGACACCGTCTGAAAACCAtcataaattatagaaatgaTTCGGTGAAACAGTGTGTTCGCCTTCACATCCACATATACAG ATTCGCGATGATGGTGAACGAACAATTCAAATCAATCATCTTGATTCAGTTTCTGGTGAGCACGTTGATATTTTGCATCGAACTTTATCGTATGACGCAAAGAAGTGTCGACTcgaaatatatcgaaatggtgGTCTATGGTACCTGTTCGCTCATGCAGATACTGTACTACTGTTGGTATGGCAACGAAGTCCAAGAGAAG AGCCTCACTATTCCTGAAATGATTATCGACAGTAACTGGGAGTCGTTGGACACCGACTCGAAAAAAACTCTTCTAATGATCATGAAACGTGCAACGATGCCCATCGAATTTAGTAGCTTTCACATTGCATCGATGAACCTTGCGTCCTTCATGGCT ttgtTCAAGACTTCCTACTCTGCTTACAACGTGCTACAACGAAGCGAAGAATAG